One stretch of Kwoniella newhampshirensis strain CBS 13917 chromosome 5, whole genome shotgun sequence DNA includes these proteins:
- a CDS encoding ribosome biogenesis protein YTM1 encodes MSCYPYSWHGISRSLHLTSATITMSDHSMPLASTSSSSSANRQLPINLFTRSQSDAIPQSTYLIPAQWRRFQLSELINKVLSNTPEHGKKPVPFDFLVNGEVLRGSLESWVKKNRGNDEESQIDVEYVRSVMPPEEAGRVEVEDWVSGLSLGRKGYVLLSSYLSHVQILPLSSASTSSPDALHTLPLPTSLGASSCTWLSPQTQTENILLAAGGIDRQVHVFTIPSLSPDSTSPPRELYTLYGHTSPISSVVGSSTGRELFSASWDGNLNFYVIPEEEPTEHQVAADPMSYLPGQNNKKRRKLEKDMEKAPIEGLTDGDSTGIGGWRRAPDGVLRGHQGRVGGLVWDKLDSGKVWSAGWDGSVRGWEVDTGAAGVLRQGPADKSAICIDQFQANGTLATGNMDRTICLWDTRQATSLISLTLPTSSPIPSITCHPTSTFTLASASYSGIVQIWDIRSPKNALFSVSKAQTKAGEVAEKRKVTKNGKVLGERLLALDWDGEVLVAGGEDGEVGIWRARGE; translated from the exons ATGTCCTGCTATCCCTACTCCTGGCACGG CATCAGCAGATCATTGCATCTCACCAGCGCCACGATCACCATGTCAGACCACTCGATGCCTTTGGCAtctacctcgtcctcgtcttccgccAATCGACAACTACccatcaacctcttcaCACGATCACAATCCGATGCCATCCCCCAATCTACCTATCTCATCCCGGCTCAATGGCGACGGTTCCAACTCTCAGAACTGATCAACAAAGTCCTCTCGAACACCCCTGAACATGGGAAGAAACCCGTGCCCTTCGATTTCTTGGTCAACGGTGAGGTGTTGAGGGGAAGCTTGGAGAGctgggtgaagaagaataGGGGgaatgatgaggagagtCAGATCGATGTGGAATATGTCAGGAGCGTGATGCCTCCTGAAGAGGCTGGGAGAgtagaggtggaagattgGGTATCAGGTCTGAGCCTCGGACGAAAAGG CTatgttcttctctcctcgtaTCTCTCACACGTGCagatccttcctctctcatccgcatcaacatcttccccaGATGCGCTACACACCTTGCCCCTACCTACCTCTCTTGGAGCATCATCCTGCACCTGGCTCTCACCTCAAACTCAGACAGAGAACATCCTCCTCGCAGCAGGAGGTATCGACCGACAAGTCCACGTCTTCACcatcccctctctctcacccgACTCGACATCCCCTCCTCGAGAGCTGTACACTTTGTATGGCCAcacctctcccatctcttccgtTGTCGGCAGCTCCACAGGTCGAGAACTCTTCTCTGCATCCTGGGACGGTAACTTGAACTTTTACGTCATTCCCGAAGAAGAACCGACGGAACATCAAGTTGCGGCGGATCCCATGTCTTATCTCCCCGGTCAAAacaacaagaagaggagaaagctTGAGAAAGATATGGAGAAAGCCCCTATAGAAGGATTGACGGACGGTGATTCGACAGGAATAGGcgggtggagaagagcgCCCGATGGTGTTTTGAGGGGACATCAGGGGCGAGTTGGTGGTCTGGTGTGGGATAAACTGGATAGCGGAAAGGTCTGGAGTGCTGGGTGGGACGGTAGTGTGAGAGGCTGGGAGGTCGATACTGGTGCAGCCGGTGTcttgagg CAAGGACCAGCGGACAAGTCAGCTATATGCATAGACCAGTTCCAAGCGAATGGCACACTAGCTACTGGTAACATGGACAGGACCATCTGCCTCTGGGACActcgacaag CCACGtcgctcatctcgctcaccCTCCCCACATCCTCAcccatcccatccatcaCCTGTCACCCAACCTCGACATTCACCCTTGCATCTGCCTCATACTCTGGTATCGTCCAAATTTGGGATATCAGATCGCCCAAGAACGCCCTGTTCTCCGTTTCAAAGGCTCAGACGAAAGCGGGAGAAGTGGCAGAGAAGCGAAAGGTCACGAAGAACGGAAAGGTCTTGGGCGAGAGATTGTTGGCATTGGACtgggatggagaggttCTGGTTGccggtggagaagatggagaggttgGGATTTGGCGAGCTAGAGGAGAGTAG
- a CDS encoding haloacid dehalogenase, type II produces MTVTVCFDALGTCFTLEKVIQAVDDKFGEKLAKIGFGAKGFVMDWFHSCQRDYTYLSLISPPPPPIANLLKTSFPIHLSSTLNVSPPSLPPLGPITELLSSLVPSPTLKDAFSHLHPHAKLVIVTNGTKSTTEGYASQAGIGSMVERVISCDDVGLAKPHKEVYEAANEVCAQLELEQGGDTRAERWFVAAHLWDLAAAKKAGFKTALVINDIPATALHSQDEHLGDWYKLYGGRPDLVGGSLLELAQGITLHLQQ; encoded by the exons ATGACGGTGACAGTATGCTTTGACGCCCTCGGCACTTGCTTTACGCTGGAGAAGGTAATCCAAGCGGTCGATGACAAGTTTGGAGAGAAGCTCGCCAAAATCGGGTTCGGAGCCAAAGGGTTCGTGATGGACTGG TTCCACTCGTGTCAGAGAGATTACACC TACCTCTCCCTTATATCCCCACCCCCGCCTCCTATAGCGAATCTACTCAAAACCTCATTTCCGATCCATCTTTCTTCGACACTCAACGTCTCTCCACCCTCCTTACCTCCCCTCGGACCTATCACAGAGCTTCTATCCTCGCTCGTCCCCTCCCCTACCCTCAAAGACGCgttctcccatcttcatccccaCGCCAAATTGGTGATCGTTACCAACGGCACCAAATCAACTACGGAGGGATATGCCTCGCAAGCCGGAATTGGAAGTATGGTTGAGAGAGTCATCAGttgtgatgatgttggATTGGCTAAACCTCACAAAGAGGTGTACGAAGCTGCAAACGAGGTTTGCGCCCAATTGGAACTggaacaaggaggagatacTCGGGCAGAGAGATGGTTCGTAGCGGCTCATTTGTGGGATCTAGCAGCTGCAAAGAAAGCAGG GTTTAAAACTGCTCTGGTCATCAACGATATTCCAGCGACGGCACTACATAGTCAAGACGAACACCTGGGCGATTGGTACAAGTTGTATGGGGGACGACCGGATTTGGTTGGCGGATCATTACTTGAGCTGGCTCAGGGAATCACATTGCATCTTCAGCAATAG